One region of Danio rerio strain Tuebingen ecotype United States chromosome 5, GRCz12tu, whole genome shotgun sequence genomic DNA includes:
- the eif1axa gene encoding eukaryotic translation initiation factor 1A X-linked a produces MPKNKGKGGKNRRRGKNENESEKRELVFKEDGQEYAQVIKMLGNGRLEAMCFDGVKRLCHIRGKLRKKVWINTSDIILVGLRDYQDVKADVILKYNADEARSLKAYGELPEHAKINETDTFGPGDDDEILFDDIGENDDDIDDI; encoded by the exons GTAAAGGAGGTAAGAATCGGCGACGTGGTAAGAACGAGAACGAGTCAGAAAAGAGAGAGCTGGTTTTCAAGGAGGATGGCCAGG AATATGCTCAGGTGATAAAGATGCTGGGAAATGGACGGCTCGAGGCCATGTGCTTTGATGGGGTCAAACGGCTCTGCCACATCCGAGGGAAGCTCCGCAAAAAG GTCTGGATCAACACATCTGATATAATCCTTGTTGGTCTTAGAGATTACCAG GATGTCAAAGCAGATGTCATTTTAAAGTACAATGCAGACGAAGCCCGCAGTCTTAAAGCCTACGGAGAGCTCCCAGAACACG CTAAAATCAACGAAACAGACACGTTTGGACCTGGAGATGATGATGAGATCCTGTTTGATGATATTGGAGAGAACGATGACGACATTGATGAC ATCTAA